From one Coffea eugenioides isolate CCC68of chromosome 11, Ceug_1.0, whole genome shotgun sequence genomic stretch:
- the LOC113751379 gene encoding AMSH-like ubiquitin thioesterase 2, whose product MAAGVFCQIDVHTVTKNSPSTGVSFTHTVPHGAEISRFGGSPASLDGYPESSINKPADCNSLKDVHISARLLEDFLDLAIENTKNSLETCGVLGACLEERNIYVTNLIVPKQESTPNSCQALNEEEIFAIQSQQSLVPIGWIHTHPSQSCFMSSVDLHTQYSYQVMVPEAVGIVLAPNDESRKYGVFRLSDPVGMSILKECKEKGFHSHAQPADGSSIYENCSNVYMNPNLRLEVCDLR is encoded by the exons ATGGCTGCTGGAGTTTTTTGCCAGATTGATGTGCATACCGTCACAAAAAATTCTCCTTCCACTGGTGTTTCCTTTACACATACTGTGCCTCATGGGGCTGAAATCTCACGTTTCGGTGGTAGTCCTGCTTCACTAGATGGTTATCCGGAATCTTCAATCAACAAGCCAGCAGATTGCAATTCCCTTAAAGATGTACACATT TCAGCTAGGTTGCTGGAAGATTTTCTTGACCTTGCGATTGAGAACACCAAAAACAGTTTAGAGACCTGTGGAGTCCTTGGTGCCTGCCTT GAAGAGAGGAACATTTATGTGACCAATTTGATAGTGCCTAAACAAGAATCCACACCCAACTCT TGTCAAGCGTTAAATGAGGAGGAGATATTTGCCATACAAAGTCAACAGTCCCTTGTTCCGATTGGATGGATTCAT ACGCATCCTTCCCAAAGCTGCTTCATGTCATCAGTCGATTTGCACACTCAATATTCATATCAG gTTATGGTACCTGAGGCTGTTGGCATTGTTCTGGCTCCAAATGACGAGTCAAG GAAATATGGCGTATTTAGACTGTCTGACCCTGTTGGGATGAGCATCCTGAAGGAGTGCAAAGAGAAGGGATTTCATTCTCATGCACAACCAGCTGACGGAAGTTCCATATATGAGAACTGTTCCAATGTCTATATGAATCCAAATCTGAGATTGGAAGTATGTGATTTACGATGA
- the LOC113751200 gene encoding pantothenate kinase 1 isoform X1 has translation MDRNGVTEGEFEERGMNKCAEQVSHLALDIGGSLIKMVYFCGENSGSEHQQGILSSKESCGLSNGNTNCSVLGGKLHFRKFETSKINECLEFMSSKQFHRNGEDCHGASVSEKNIIKATGGGAFKFADLFKEKLGMTLDKVDEMNSLVAGANFLLKAASHEAYTYMDGQKEYVQIDQNDLYPYLLVNIGSGVSMIKVDGDGKFERVSGTSVGGGTFWGLGKLLTKCKSFDELLELSYSGNNRVIDMLVGDIYGGMDYSKIGLSSTAIASSFGKAVSEDKDLEEYKPEDVARSLLRMISNNIGQIAYLNALRFGLKRIFFGGFFIRGHAYTMDTISVAVNFWSNGEAKAMFLRHEGFLGALGAFMSHRKDGFADLMAHHLVEQVPTKPSRNAGGGLNNSSILKDVNENISIECTMQLSN, from the exons GCTCCCTCATCAAGATGGTGTACTTCTGTGGAGAAAATAGTGGCTCAGAGCATCAACAGGGAATTTTGTCTTCAAAGGAAAGTTGTGGACTTTCTAATGGAAATACAAATTGCTCAGTCCTCGGAGGAAAGCTTCACTTTCGGAAGTTTGAAACAAGCAAGATCAATGAGTGCCTAGAATTTATGTCTTCCAAGCAATTTCATCGGAATG GTGAGGATTGTCATGGGGCTTCTGTAAGTGAGAAGAATATCATAAAG GCTACAGGAGGTGGGGCTTTTAAGTTTGCTGATCTCTTCAAAGAAAAGCTTGGAATGACTCTGGACAAGGTTGATGAAATGAATTCTCTTGTTGCTGGTGCAAATTTTTTGCTTAAG GCAGCCAGCCATGAAGCTTATACATACATGGATGGTCAGAAGGAGTACGTGCAGATTGATCAGAATGATTTATACCCTTATCTCCTTGTCAATATTGGGTCCGGTGTTAGCATGATCAAG GTTGATGGAGATGGGAAATTTGAGCGAGTTAGTGGAACTAGTGTTGGAGGTGGCACCTTCTGGGGGCTGGGAAAACTTTTGACGAAGTGCAAGAG CTTTGATGAATTGCTGGAGTTGAGTTATTCTGGTAACAACCGAGTAATAGATATGCTTGTTGGAGACATCTATGGTGGAATGGACTATTCCAAG ATTGGACTTTCTTCCACAGCAATTGCTTCTAGCTTTGGAAAGGCAGTTTCCGAAGATAAAGACCTTGAAGAGTACAAACCTGAAGATGTGGCACGGTCTCTCTTGAGAATGATTTCAAACAATATTGGACAG ATTGCTTACTTGAATGCTCTTCGTTTTGGACTGAAGCGAATATTTTTTGGTGGGTTTTTCATTCGGGGTCATGCTTACACGATGGACACAATTTCTGTGGCAGTCAATTTCTG GTCGAACGGTGAGGCAAAAGCAATGTTTTTGAGACACGagggttttcttggagctttgGGAGCATTTATGAGTCATAGGAAGGACGGTTTTGCTGATTTGATGGCCCATCATTTAGTGGAACAAGTCCCAACGAAACCTTCACGGAATGCTGGAGGCGGCCTAAACAACAGTTCAATACTCAAAGATGTAAATGAGAACATTAGTATAGAATGCACCATGCAACTGAGCAATTGA
- the LOC113751200 gene encoding pantothenate kinase 1 isoform X4, translating into MDRNGVTEGEFEERGMNKCAEQVSHLALDIGGSLIKMVYFCGENSGSEHQQGILSSKESCGLSNGNTNCSVLGGKLHFRKFETSKINECLEFMSSKQFHRNGEDCHGASVSEKNIIKATGGGAFKFADLFKEKLGMTLDKVDEMNSLVAGANFLLKAASHEAYTYMDGQKEYVQIDQNDLYPYLLVNIGSGVSMIKVDGDGKFERVSGTSVGGGTFWGLGKLLTKCKSFDELLELSYSGNNRVIDMLVGDIYGGMDYSKIGLSSTAIASSFGKAVSEDKDLEEYKPEDVARSLLRMISNNIGQVER; encoded by the exons GCTCCCTCATCAAGATGGTGTACTTCTGTGGAGAAAATAGTGGCTCAGAGCATCAACAGGGAATTTTGTCTTCAAAGGAAAGTTGTGGACTTTCTAATGGAAATACAAATTGCTCAGTCCTCGGAGGAAAGCTTCACTTTCGGAAGTTTGAAACAAGCAAGATCAATGAGTGCCTAGAATTTATGTCTTCCAAGCAATTTCATCGGAATG GTGAGGATTGTCATGGGGCTTCTGTAAGTGAGAAGAATATCATAAAG GCTACAGGAGGTGGGGCTTTTAAGTTTGCTGATCTCTTCAAAGAAAAGCTTGGAATGACTCTGGACAAGGTTGATGAAATGAATTCTCTTGTTGCTGGTGCAAATTTTTTGCTTAAG GCAGCCAGCCATGAAGCTTATACATACATGGATGGTCAGAAGGAGTACGTGCAGATTGATCAGAATGATTTATACCCTTATCTCCTTGTCAATATTGGGTCCGGTGTTAGCATGATCAAG GTTGATGGAGATGGGAAATTTGAGCGAGTTAGTGGAACTAGTGTTGGAGGTGGCACCTTCTGGGGGCTGGGAAAACTTTTGACGAAGTGCAAGAG CTTTGATGAATTGCTGGAGTTGAGTTATTCTGGTAACAACCGAGTAATAGATATGCTTGTTGGAGACATCTATGGTGGAATGGACTATTCCAAG ATTGGACTTTCTTCCACAGCAATTGCTTCTAGCTTTGGAAAGGCAGTTTCCGAAGATAAAGACCTTGAAGAGTACAAACCTGAAGATGTGGCACGGTCTCTCTTGAGAATGATTTCAAACAATATTGGACAG GTCGAACGGTGA
- the LOC113751200 gene encoding pantothenate kinase 1 isoform X2 has protein sequence MDRNGVTEGEFEERGMNKCAEQVSHLALDIGGSLIKMVYFCGENSGSEHQQGILSSKESCGLSNGNTNCSVLGGKLHFRKFETSKINECLEFMSSKQFHRNGEDCHGASVSEKNIIKATGGGAFKFADLFKEKLGMTLDKVDEMNSLVAGANFLLKAASHEAYTYMDGQKEYVQIDQNDLYPYLLVNIGSGVSMIKVDGDGKFERVSGTSVGGGTFWGLGKLLTKCKSFDELLELSYSGNNRVIDMLVGDIYGGMDYSKIGLSSTAIASSFGKAVSEDKDLEEYKPEDVARSLLRMISNNIGQIAYLNALRFGLKRIFFGGFFIRGHAYTMDTISVAVNFCCCNAARSSVVREVFIVSHECTSCRSNHYCFS, from the exons GCTCCCTCATCAAGATGGTGTACTTCTGTGGAGAAAATAGTGGCTCAGAGCATCAACAGGGAATTTTGTCTTCAAAGGAAAGTTGTGGACTTTCTAATGGAAATACAAATTGCTCAGTCCTCGGAGGAAAGCTTCACTTTCGGAAGTTTGAAACAAGCAAGATCAATGAGTGCCTAGAATTTATGTCTTCCAAGCAATTTCATCGGAATG GTGAGGATTGTCATGGGGCTTCTGTAAGTGAGAAGAATATCATAAAG GCTACAGGAGGTGGGGCTTTTAAGTTTGCTGATCTCTTCAAAGAAAAGCTTGGAATGACTCTGGACAAGGTTGATGAAATGAATTCTCTTGTTGCTGGTGCAAATTTTTTGCTTAAG GCAGCCAGCCATGAAGCTTATACATACATGGATGGTCAGAAGGAGTACGTGCAGATTGATCAGAATGATTTATACCCTTATCTCCTTGTCAATATTGGGTCCGGTGTTAGCATGATCAAG GTTGATGGAGATGGGAAATTTGAGCGAGTTAGTGGAACTAGTGTTGGAGGTGGCACCTTCTGGGGGCTGGGAAAACTTTTGACGAAGTGCAAGAG CTTTGATGAATTGCTGGAGTTGAGTTATTCTGGTAACAACCGAGTAATAGATATGCTTGTTGGAGACATCTATGGTGGAATGGACTATTCCAAG ATTGGACTTTCTTCCACAGCAATTGCTTCTAGCTTTGGAAAGGCAGTTTCCGAAGATAAAGACCTTGAAGAGTACAAACCTGAAGATGTGGCACGGTCTCTCTTGAGAATGATTTCAAACAATATTGGACAG ATTGCTTACTTGAATGCTCTTCGTTTTGGACTGAAGCGAATATTTTTTGGTGGGTTTTTCATTCGGGGTCATGCTTACACGATGGACACAATTTCTGTGGCAGTCAATTTCTG TTGCTGCAACGCTGCAAGAAGCTCCGTCGTTAGGGAAGTGTTCATTGTTTCTCATGAATGTACTTCTTGCAGGTCGAATCATTATTGTTTCTCATGA
- the LOC113751200 gene encoding pantothenate kinase 1 isoform X3 — protein sequence MDRNGVTEGEFEERGMNKCAEQVSHLALDIGGSLIKMVYFCGENSGSEHQQGILSSKESCGLSNGNTNCSVLGGKLHFRKFETSKINECLEFMSSKQFHRNGEDCHGASVSEKNIIKATGGGAFKFADLFKEKLGMTLDKVDEMNSLVAGANFLLKAASHEAYTYMDGQKEYVQIDQNDLYPYLLVNIGSGVSMIKVDGDGKFERVSGTSVGGGTFWGLGKLLTKCKSFDELLELSYSGNNRVIDMLVGDIYGGMDYSKIGLSSTAIASSFGKAVSEDKDLEEYKPEDVARSLLRMISNNIGQVKSGRV from the exons GCTCCCTCATCAAGATGGTGTACTTCTGTGGAGAAAATAGTGGCTCAGAGCATCAACAGGGAATTTTGTCTTCAAAGGAAAGTTGTGGACTTTCTAATGGAAATACAAATTGCTCAGTCCTCGGAGGAAAGCTTCACTTTCGGAAGTTTGAAACAAGCAAGATCAATGAGTGCCTAGAATTTATGTCTTCCAAGCAATTTCATCGGAATG GTGAGGATTGTCATGGGGCTTCTGTAAGTGAGAAGAATATCATAAAG GCTACAGGAGGTGGGGCTTTTAAGTTTGCTGATCTCTTCAAAGAAAAGCTTGGAATGACTCTGGACAAGGTTGATGAAATGAATTCTCTTGTTGCTGGTGCAAATTTTTTGCTTAAG GCAGCCAGCCATGAAGCTTATACATACATGGATGGTCAGAAGGAGTACGTGCAGATTGATCAGAATGATTTATACCCTTATCTCCTTGTCAATATTGGGTCCGGTGTTAGCATGATCAAG GTTGATGGAGATGGGAAATTTGAGCGAGTTAGTGGAACTAGTGTTGGAGGTGGCACCTTCTGGGGGCTGGGAAAACTTTTGACGAAGTGCAAGAG CTTTGATGAATTGCTGGAGTTGAGTTATTCTGGTAACAACCGAGTAATAGATATGCTTGTTGGAGACATCTATGGTGGAATGGACTATTCCAAG ATTGGACTTTCTTCCACAGCAATTGCTTCTAGCTTTGGAAAGGCAGTTTCCGAAGATAAAGACCTTGAAGAGTACAAACCTGAAGATGTGGCACGGTCTCTCTTGAGAATGATTTCAAACAATATTGGACAG GTAAAGTCAGGCAGGGTATAA